One Carassius gibelio isolate Cgi1373 ecotype wild population from Czech Republic chromosome B18, carGib1.2-hapl.c, whole genome shotgun sequence DNA segment encodes these proteins:
- the LOC127977354 gene encoding extracellular calcium-sensing receptor-like — MGLIMWLWVVGFIVEMVSVFGARFSCSLQGRFISESLYKEGDVIIGGLFPVHVEAPQPYHAFTQLQHLSRCQGVNLRSYRWLRTMIFTLEEINRDPVLLPNITLGYLIADTCLTEGTTLSAALALVTGQEERVLGAECSRTPMVPVIIGDARSSASIVVADTLGVFDVPMVSYFASCACLSDSHRFHTFLRTVPSDAFQAKAMARLLHLLGWTWVGVVAGDDEYGKSGVQILLKELENTGVCVDYLEFIPKSHSQSRIRRIVERIQSSTARVVVTFAIVPDIKVLFKEVVVQNVTDRQWIATEAWSTSILFFDPASSSLLAGTIGCALRRADIQGLGAFLAQLNPVKQPNEPFVKDVWEEIFGCSLAQDWQPSSKIPKCTGTENVEKYGSVYTDISQLRVTYNVYKAVYAIANAIHNMMTCQPGRGPFENGECPDVIQIKPRQLLHYLNAVNFTTPVGELVCFEDNGEPSASYDIINWHVEESGAVSFIQVGQFDAAKGQGQELYINLEKVVWGGGWVDQVPVSVCSASCLPGTRKAAQKGKPVCCFDCLPCAAGEVSNMTDSTECMRCPERFWSNTERTRCIPKVVEFLSLQDTMGIVLTVLSVTGATLTTTILGAFFLHRDTPLVRANNSELSFLLLVSLTLCFLCALVFIGRPAPWNCMLRHTLFGVSFVICIACVLSKTVVVLVAFRATLPGSNLMQYFGPIQQRAGIFLCTLVQIVICLLWLLLAPPLPTESAGGELGARVILQCTVGSVVGFVLVLGYIGLLAVVCFLLAFFARKLPDNFNEAKFITFSMLIFCAVWIAFVPAYVSSPGKYTVAVEIFAILASSYGLLLCIFTPKCYIILLKPEKNIKKNMMAR, encoded by the exons ATGGGCTTGATTATGTGGTTgtgggtggttggatttattgtAGAGATGGTCAGTGTTTTTGGTGCACGTTTCTCCTGCAGTCTGCAGGGCAGATTTATTTCAGAAAGTCTCTATAAAGAGGGAGATGTGATAATTGGTGGTCTGTTTCCAGTTCATGTTGAAGCACCACAGCCTTATCATGCTTTTACTCAATTACAGCATCTTTCTCGCTGCCAGGG TGTTAATCTTCGTTCATACCGCTGGCTCAGAACTATGATCTTTACATTGGAGGAGATTAATCGGGACCCTGTACTGCTTCCAAACATTACTCTGGGGTACCTGATAGCTGACACCTGCCTAACTGAGGGCACAACACTGAGTGCTGCTTTAGCTCTGGTTACAGGGCAGGAGGAGAGAGTGTTGGGAGCAGAATGCAGCAGAACACCAATGGTGCCTGTCATTATCGGTGACGCTCGTTCATCTGCCTCAATAGTGGTGGCTGACACACTGGGAGTGTTTGATGTCCCCATg GTGAGTTATTTTGCGTCCTGTGCTTGTCTCAGTGACAGTCACAGATTTCACACTTTCCTGCGCACTGTCCCCAGTGATGCTTTCCAGGCCAAGGCTATGGCCCGTCTGCTGCACCTGCTGGGATGGACCTGGGTGGGGGTGGTTGCAGGGGATGATGAATATGGTAAAAGTGGCGTGCAGATCCTTTTGAAAGAACTGGAAAATACAGGGGTCTGTGTGGACTACCTGGAATTCATTCCAAAATCACACTCACAAAGCAGGATCAGGCGGATTGTGGAGAGGATCCAGAGTTCCACAGCTCGTGTTGTGGTAACATTCGCCATTGTCCCTGACATAAAAGTCCTGTTCAAAGAAGTGGTGGTGCAGAATGTTACCGACAGGCAATGGATAGCCACGGAGGCCTGGAGCACCTCTATTCTGTTCTTTGACCCAGCAAGCAGTTCTCTCCTAGCTGGTACCATTGGCTGTGCACTGCGTCGGGCTGATATTCAGGGTCTTGGTGCTTTTCTTGCCCAGCTGAACCCTGTGAAGCAGCCAAATGAACCATTTGTTAAAGATGTTTGGGAAGAAATTTTTGGGTGCTCACTGGCACAGGACTGGCAGCCTTCATCTAAAATTCCAAAGTGCACAGGCACAGAGAATGTGGAGAAATATGGCAGCGTCTACACCGATATTTCACAGCTGAGAGTCACTTACAATGTGTATAAGGCTGTGTATGCTATTGCCAATGCTATTCACAACATGATGACCTGTCAGCCTGGTAGAGGGCCATTTGAAAATGGAGAATGTCCTGATGTGATTCAAATAAAGCCCAGGCAG CTTCTGCATTACTTAAATGCAGTAAACTTCACAACACCAGTGGGTGAGTTGGTTTGTTTTGAAGATAATGGCGAACCATCTGCCTCTTATGACATTATAAACTGGCATGTCGAGGAAAGTGGAGCAGTCAGTTTCATCCAGGTTGGGCAATTTGATGCAGCCAAAGGACAAGGCCAGGAGCTGTACATCAACCTTGAGAAAGTGGTCTGGGGAGGGGGCTGGGTGGACCAG GTTCCTGTATCTGTGTGCAGTGCAAGCTGTCTTCCAGGCACTAGAAAGGCTGCACAAAAAGGAAAACCTGTCTGCTGTTTTGACTGTCTCCCTTGTGCAGCAGGGGAAGTCAGTAACATGACAG ACTCTACAGAGTGCATGAGATGTCCTGAGAGGTTCTGGTCAAACACTGAAAGAACAAGGTGCATACCAAAGGTTGTGGAGTTTCTGTCTTTGCAAGATACCATGGGAATTGTCCTGACAGTCTTATCTGTCACCGGGGCGACACTGACCACTACTATTCTGGGAGCTTTTTTCCTTCATCGTGACACACCCCTCGTACGGGCCAACAACTCAGAGCTGAGCTTTCTGCTATTGGTATCGCTCACCCTTTGCTTCCTGTGTGCACTAGTTTTTATTGGCCGCCCTGCGCCGTGGAACTGCATGCTACGTCACACCTTGTTTGGAGTCAGCTTTGTGATCTGCATTGCCTGTGTCCTCAGTAAGACTGTGGTGGTTTTAGTGGCTTTTCGGGCCACTCTGCCTGGATCTAACTTGATGCAGTACTTTGGACCCATCCAGCAGAGGGCAGGCATCTTCCTTTGCACGCTGGTTCAGATTGTCATATGTTTACTGTGGCTGCTGCTGGCTCCCCCTCTGCCCACAGAGAGTGCAGGAGGTGAGCTTGGTGCTCGAGTGATCCTGCAGTGCACGGTGGGATCTGTTGTGGGGTTTGTACTAGTACTGGGGTACATCGGTCTGTTAGCAGTGGTCTGCTTCCTGCTGGCCTTCTTTGCTCGAAAACTCCCAGACAATTTCAATGAAGCTAAATTCATTACTTTCAGCATGCTGATCTTCTGTGCTGTGTGGATTGCATTTGTGCCAGCTTACGTCAGCTCACCGGGGAAGTACACAGTAGCTGTGGAGATTTTCGCTATTTTGGCTTCCAGTTATGGCCTGTTGCTGTGtatattcaccccaaaatgttatattattctaCTTAAACctgagaaaaatataaaaaagaacatGATGGCTAGATAA